A genomic window from Caballeronia sp. SBC1 includes:
- the tldD gene encoding metalloprotease TldD, giving the protein MNIIEPGIRNLATAKEILLTPYGLDESTITRTLAEIFTHRVDYADLYFQSTRSEAWSLEEGIVKSGSFSIDQGVGVRAVSGDRTAFAYSDDLSQDSIRQAAIATRAIAKAGGGKHKIKSASSLTGVFGRDLYLPSDPLTSLDATAKVKLLERVEKMARGRDPRIVQVMAGLAGEYDVVLVARSDGALAADIRPLVRVSVTVIAEKDGRREMGSGGGGGRYDYAYFTDEILSHYVDQAVHAALVNLDARPAPAGAMTVVLGPGWPGVLLHEAIGHGLEGDFNRKGSSAFAGRIGERVAAKGVTVVDDGTLPNRRGSLNIDDEGNPTQCTTLIEDGILKGYIQDSLNARLMKMPVTGNARRESYAALPMPRMTNTYMLNGDKDPGEILASVKNGLYAVNFGGGQVDITNGKFVFSASEAYMIENGKITYPVKGATLIGSGPESLKYVTMIGNDMALDGGVGVCGKEGQSVPVGVGQPTLRIEKMTVGGTV; this is encoded by the coding sequence ATGAACATCATCGAACCCGGCATCCGAAATCTCGCCACCGCGAAAGAGATTCTGTTGACGCCCTACGGCCTCGACGAATCCACGATTACGCGCACGCTGGCGGAGATCTTCACGCACCGCGTGGACTACGCGGATCTCTATTTCCAGTCCACGCGCAGCGAAGCGTGGAGTTTGGAAGAAGGCATCGTCAAATCGGGCAGCTTCAGCATCGATCAAGGTGTGGGCGTGCGCGCCGTGTCGGGTGACCGGACGGCGTTTGCCTATTCGGACGACTTGTCGCAAGACTCCATCCGTCAGGCAGCAATCGCCACGCGCGCGATTGCAAAGGCCGGCGGCGGCAAGCACAAGATCAAGTCGGCCAGTTCGCTGACGGGCGTGTTCGGCCGCGATCTGTACCTGCCGTCCGATCCGCTCACGTCGCTCGACGCCACCGCGAAGGTGAAATTGCTCGAACGTGTCGAGAAAATGGCGCGTGGCCGCGATCCGCGCATCGTGCAGGTCATGGCCGGTCTCGCGGGCGAATACGACGTCGTGCTGGTCGCGCGCAGCGACGGCGCACTGGCTGCGGACATTCGGCCGCTCGTGCGGGTATCCGTGACGGTCATCGCCGAAAAAGACGGCCGCCGCGAAATGGGCAGCGGCGGCGGCGGCGGACGTTACGACTACGCCTATTTCACAGATGAAATCCTGTCCCACTATGTCGATCAGGCCGTGCACGCGGCGCTCGTTAACCTCGATGCGCGTCCGGCTCCTGCCGGTGCAATGACCGTTGTGCTTGGACCGGGCTGGCCGGGCGTCTTGCTGCACGAAGCGATTGGCCACGGGCTGGAAGGCGACTTCAACCGCAAGGGTTCGTCGGCGTTTGCGGGGCGTATTGGTGAACGGGTGGCGGCGAAAGGCGTGACGGTTGTCGACGACGGCACGCTGCCGAACCGGCGCGGCTCGCTGAATATTGACGACGAAGGCAATCCTACGCAGTGCACGACCTTGATCGAAGACGGCATTCTCAAGGGCTACATTCAGGATTCGCTGAATGCGCGTCTCATGAAAATGCCGGTAACCGGCAACGCGCGGCGCGAGTCGTACGCCGCCCTGCCTATGCCGCGCATGACCAACACGTACATGCTCAACGGCGACAAGGACCCGGGTGAGATCCTGGCATCGGTGAAAAACGGCTTGTACGCGGTGAATTTCGGCGGCGGCCAAGTCGATATCACCAACGGCAAGTTCGTGTTCTCGGCGTCCGAGGCGTACATGATCGAGAACGGCAAGATCACGTATCCGGTGAAGGGTGCAACGCTGATTGGCAGCGGCCCGGAATCGCTCAAGTACGTGACCATGATCGGCAATGACATGGCGCTCGACGGCGGCGTGGGCGTGTGCGGCAAGGAAGGCCAGAGTGTGCCGGTAGGTGTAGGCCAGCCTACCTTGCGAATCGAAAAAATGACGGTGGGCGGCACGGTTTGA
- a CDS encoding carbon-nitrogen hydrolase family protein has translation MSEKSSEGTPGTFRVAALQMVSAPDRERNIAEAGRLIAEAARDGAQLVLLPEYFCYMGFKDTDKLAIRETPGHGPIQQFLADAAREHRVWVIGGTLPLESPEAARVLNTTLVFDPTGKQVARYDKIHLFNFEKGTESFEEARTICPGSEVRTFDAPFGRVGLSVCYDLRFPELYRKMGDCALMVVPSAFTYTTGEAHWETLLKARAVENQCYVLAAAQGGKHENGRRTWGHSMLIDPWGEVVAVLAEGVGVVAGIIDAKRITSVRQSLPAYRHRVLG, from the coding sequence ATGAGCGAAAAATCAAGCGAAGGCACTCCCGGGACGTTCCGTGTAGCCGCGCTGCAAATGGTGAGTGCGCCGGATCGTGAACGCAATATCGCGGAGGCGGGACGGCTGATTGCCGAAGCCGCGCGGGATGGTGCGCAGCTTGTGCTGCTGCCGGAATATTTCTGCTACATGGGTTTCAAGGACACGGACAAGCTCGCGATCCGCGAAACGCCCGGCCACGGTCCGATCCAGCAGTTCCTGGCGGACGCGGCGCGTGAACATCGCGTATGGGTGATCGGAGGGACGCTGCCGCTGGAATCGCCTGAAGCGGCGCGCGTGCTCAACACCACGCTCGTCTTCGATCCAACCGGCAAGCAGGTCGCGCGCTACGACAAGATTCATCTGTTCAATTTCGAGAAAGGCACGGAATCCTTCGAGGAAGCCCGCACAATCTGTCCGGGCAGCGAAGTGCGTACGTTTGATGCGCCATTCGGACGCGTGGGGTTGTCGGTGTGTTATGACCTGCGGTTTCCCGAGCTTTACAGAAAAATGGGCGATTGCGCGTTGATGGTCGTGCCGTCCGCGTTCACCTACACCACTGGCGAGGCGCACTGGGAAACGCTGCTGAAGGCGCGTGCAGTGGAGAACCAGTGCTACGTGCTGGCCGCCGCGCAAGGCGGCAAACACGAAAACGGCCGCCGGACCTGGGGCCACAGCATGCTGATCGACCCGTGGGGCGAAGTCGTGGCCGTGCTGGCGGAAGGCGTGGGCGTAGTGGCAGGAATAATTGATGCCAAACGCATAACGTCGGTCCGGCAAAGCCTGCCAGCTTATCGCCATCGCGTGCTGGGATAG